AGCTGCGCGGCACGGTCCGCCTGGTCCGCGAGGGCCTCGACCGGGTGCTCTCGCAGCGCTCGCGGGTCACCGCGACCCTCAAGGAGTACATCGTCTCCCACGACGCCGTGCGCGACCGCCAGCTCGAGCAGACGCTGCGCCAGGTCGAGTCCGAGCTGATGACCTGGATGGCGTCGACCGGGCCGCGCGCCACCCACGACGTGCCCCTGCTGCCGGCCCGGGTCACCCTCGACCACCTGCGCGAGCGCTTCCACGACCCGGCCGACGACGTGCTGCCCGACCGCATCACCACCGCCGACCCCGACGACGCGCCCCCGGTCTCGCTCGACGAGCTGCTCGCCCAGGGCGGCCCGCAGCTCTCGGTGCTGCGCGGGCGCCTCGACGAGGCGCTGGCCGACCTGGTGCCGGCGGGCTCGCTGGGCGAGGTCTTCGACTCCCTCGCCCCCGCCCTGCGCCGGCCGGTGGAGATCTTCGGCCTGCTGCACCTGGCCGCCGACCGCGGCTGGCTCAGCGACGAGGGCCTCGAGGCGTACGCCGCCGTGCGCCCCGACGGCTCGACGCGCACGTTCACGGTGCCGCGCACCCCGCTGCCCGACCCCGACCTCGAGAGCGAGCACCACCGATGAGCACCTACCTCGAGCACGACCCGGGCGACGTCGAGGCGCTGGGCGAGGAGGACCTCGAGGCAGGCTCGGTCTCCCTCTTCGAGGGTGACGAGGGCGGTCTCGACCTCGGCCAGCGCCACGCCCTGGTGACCCTGCTCAAGCAGCGCTTCATCTCGGCCCGCACCCACCCGCGCGACTGGGCGGTGCTGGTGGAGCACGAGCGGCTGCTGCGCTCGCGCCTCAACGACCTGTTCCTCGACCTGGCCGTCGACCGCTCCCGCGAGGTGGCCTGGAAGCGCCAGGCGATCTCCGAGACCGGCAGCCGCTTCCCGACGCTGCTCTACGACGCCGCCTGGTCGCGCGAGGAGACGCTGGTGCTGATCCACCTGCGCGACCGGCTGCGCAGCGGCCTGGCCGGCGGCGAGACCCGGGTGCACGTGGACCGCGAGGACGTCGTCGACTACGTCGCCAGCTTCCGCCCCGCCCACGCCACCGACGAGTCCGGTGACGAGAAGCGGGCCCGCAACGCGGTGGCCAGCATCGTCAAGGCGGGCCTGCTGATCGGCGCGGTCGGCGACGACCGCTACGAGGTCAGCGAGGCCGTCGAGCCGCTGCTGCCGCTCGAGGTGCTCCAGCAGCTGCTCGAGTCGCTGCAGCGCGCCAACAGCGGCGAGCAGGCCGCCGACGACGAGACCCCCGACTCCGACCTCTTCGAGCCCGACGCCCCGAGCAACGCCACCACCGGAGGCCAGTGAGCATGTCCATCGACGAGACCGAGCAGCTCGACGAGAGCACCGGTGGCCTGTTCGAGCACCAGCTGGTCGCCACCCCCGGCGACGACACGATGCAGTGGCGGGCCGGGCTGCTGCAGATGGTCAACTGGGGCGGCTTCGCCGGCCTGACCACGGTGCCGCTGGGCGGCGACGCGACGATGATCTCGGGTGCCTCCGGCGTCGGGAAGTCCACCATCCTCGACGCCTACACCGCGCTGATGATGCCCTCGGACACCAAGTTCAACGGTGCCTCCAACGACGCGGTCAGCGGCCGCGCGCGCGGCGTGGGCCAGCGCAACCTGCTGTCCTACCTGCGCGGCGCCGTCGACGTGGTCGACGACCCGCGCACCGGCCGGCCGGTCGAGAAGCTGCTGCGCGGGCGCGGCGTCGACACCTGGGGCGCGGTCGCGATGACGTTCGTCAACGACCGCGGCGGCTCCTTCACCGCGCTGCGCACCTACTACGTGCCGCGTCGCGCGACCCGCTCCAGCGAGGTCCAGATGCAGCTGGTCAGCCACGAGGGGCCGCTCGACCTGGCCTCCCTCGAGGTCGCGGTCGCGGAGCGCTTCCACGCCAACACCCTCAAGAAGCTCTACCCCGGGGTGCGGGTGCACCGCACCTACGCCGAGTACGCCGAGGTGCTGCACGCCCGGCTCGGCATCGGGGCCGGTGGCGACGGCGCCAAGGCGCTGCGGCTGCTGGCGCGCATCCAGGCGGGCAACCAGGTGCGCAGCGTCGACGAGCTCTACAAGGACATGGTGCTCGAGCGCCCCGCGACGTACGCCGCCGCCGACCGCGCCATCGAGCACTTCGACGACCTCGACGCCGCGCACGCCGCGATGCGCACCGAGGAGGAGAAGCTGGCGCTCCTCGAGCCGGTCACCGGCCTGCAGGAGCGCCGCGTGGCCGCGGCGCACCGGCTCGCGCAGCTGGACTCCTACGGCGTCACCGCGCCGGGCGACACCCCGCTGCGGCTGTGGCTGCTGCGCACCCACCGGCGCCTGATCGAGGCCGCCGTCGAGCGCAACCGCGACGAGCGGGCCGCCACCTCCGAGGCGCTGGCCGGCGCCCGGTCGGCCGAGGCCGCGCTGGTCGCGGACTTCGAGGCCGCCAAGGACGCCCACCGCGACGCCGGTGGGGGAGACCTCCAGGCGCTGGCCGCGCAGGTCGAGCACGAGCGGGCCATCCGCGAGGAGCGGGCCGCGCGGCTGGCCGAGCTCGAGGAGCGGGTCTACCCGCTGGTCGGGCAGGACGACGCGCCCGACCTCGACTCGGCCCTCGACTCGGCCGAGGGCTTCGCGGCGCTGCAGCTGCACGCGCGCAAGCAGCTCGCCGCCGGCGACGACGCCCGTGCCCGGCTGCGCGCCGAGCGTGACGAGGTGCGCGACCAGCTGGTGCCGCTGAAGGAGGAGCAGGCCGCGCTGCGGCGCGAGCGGGCCTCGCTCGAGAGCCGCGCCGGCCGGGTGCCGTCGTACCTGCACGAGCTGCGCGCCGAGGTCGCCCGGGCCGCGGGCATGTCGCCCGAGGAGCTGCCCTACGTCGCCGAGCTGCTCGACGTGGCGCCCGAGGAGTCGCGCTGGCGCACCGCCATCGAGACCGTGCTGGGCGGCACCGCCCGCACGATGCTGGTGCCCCTCGACCGGCTCGCGCACTTCTCCTCGGCGATCGACGGGCTGCGCCTGCGCACCCGCTTCACCTTCCAGGGCGTCGAGCTCGACCTGCCCGGCACCGGCCCCTCCGACCCCGAGCGGGTCGCGGGCAAGCTGCTTTTCAAGGACTCGCCGTTCTCGGGCTGGGTGCAGCAGCACGTCGCCGAGCCGTCCCGCAACGCCTACTGCGTGGAGACCGCGGCGGGGCTCGACGGCCCCGGCTTCCGGGTCACCGAGGCCGGGCAGACCCGCAACGGCCGCCGCGGCGCCCACGGCCGCGGCGAGCAGCGCAGCATCATCGGCTTCTCCGGCGAGGAGGCCGTCGAGGAGGTCGACGCTCAGCTGGCCCGCCTCGAGCGGCGGATGCTCGAGGTCGACGACCGGCTCGCCGCGCTCGACCGCCGCGCCGGTGTGCTCGAGCAGCAGCGCTCGGCGTACGACGCCGTGGCGATGGTGCGCCACGACGACGTCGACGTGACCGGCTGCGACCGGCGCATCGCCGAGCTCGAGCAGCGCCGCGAGGCGATCCTGACCGCCGACGACCGGTTGCAGGTGCTGCAGGAGCAGATCGACGACCTGACCGCTCGCCTCGACACCACCCGCCAGCAGCGCTTCGCCCTCGAGCAGCAGCAGCGGGCGCTGGGCTCGCGGCACGGCGAGCTCGTCGAGGCCGAGGACCACGTCAACGACCGCCTCGACGCCACCCCGCGGCCCGAGGGCCCGGGCAGGACCGGGCTCACCGACGAGCAGGAGGTCGCGCTGGGCGCCGAGCTCGCCGCGGCCGCCGCCCCCGCCGACCCCGACGACCTCGACCGGTTCGCCGAGAACGCCAAGCGGCTCGAGGCCCGCCTGCACGCCGCCGTCGCCGACGCGACCGCCGAGGTGCAGCGGGTCGAGGACGACCTGGCGGCCGTGTTCCGCCAGTACAAGTCGCGCTGGGACTCGCCCAATCTCGGCGCCACCGCCGACTCCTACCCCGACTACGAGCGCATCCTCGAGGAGATCCGGGGCAAGGGCCTGGCCGACCGCCGCTCGGAGTGGCGGCGACGCCTGACCGAGTGGAGCGGGCAGGACCTCGTGCCGCTGGTGGGTGCGATGGCCGCCTCGGTCGAGGAGATCGAGGACCGGCTGGTGCCGATCAACGCGATCCTGCGCCGGCTGGAGTTCGGCGGCGCCGGCGACCGGCTGCGGATCAAGCTGCGACGCCTCTCGCCGGTGCACGTGCAGTCCTTTATGAAGGACCTGCGGGCGCTGTCGGCGGGCAGCGGGTCCACGGCCCCGCTCGAGGAGGCCGACCTCGAGCGCCGCTTCGCCGAGCTGAGCCGCTTCATGGAGCAGCTGCGCCCGCAGGCCCCCGGCGGGGCCCCCACCGACCGCGACCGGCTGCTCGACGTACGCCGCCACGTGGAGGTCAGCGCCGAGCGCTACGACCACCTCAGCGGCGAGCTGCGCGCGACGTACCGGACGCTGGGGGAGAAGAGCGGCGGCGAGAGCCAGGAGCTGGTGGCCTTCATCGTCGGCTCCGCGCTGCGCTTCCGCCTCGGTGACGAGATGCGCTCGCGGCCGCGCTTCGCGCCGGTCTTCCTCGACGAGGGCTTCGTCAAGGCCGACTCGGAGTTCGCGGGAAGGGCGGTGCGGGCCTGGAAGGGCCTGGGCTTCCAGCTGGTGATCGGCGTGCCGCTCGACAAGGTCACGGGTCTCGAGCCGCACATGGACGAGCTGCTCGCGATCACCAAGAACGCGACCACGCACCAGGCGTGGATCACCCCGATCACCGACGCCGCCGCAGCGCAGGGGAGCGCCGCGAGCGACGCCTGAGGCCCCGGTCCGCCGCCGGCAGGGCCGCGCGCGGCCTCAGTCGGCCATCGTGACGACCGACAGCGGGAGGCCCTCGATGGCGTGGGCCGACCCGGAGGTCCGCCAACCCTCGGGCAGCAGGTCGCCGCACACGTGGTGGCCGCTGTTGCTGGACAGGATGCGGCCGTCGTCGTTGACCACGGCGAGCCGGGCCCGCGCGGCGCACAGCGGGGGGAGCAGCAGCTGCTCGGCGCGAGGCACGGCGATGTCGGCGCCGACGACGCCGGCGAACCGGCCGCCGGTCGTGATCGGGGTGGTGAAGGTGAGGGTGTACTCCTCGGTGCACAGGTAGTCGACGTAGGGGCCGGTCACGTGCGGGTGGCCCGAGTCGCGCGGCACGACGTACCAGGGGAGCGACTCGTAGTCGTAGAAACCGATGCCCTGCGGCTCCGAGTGCGTGACCAGCCGCTGGACCCGTCCCTCGGCGTCGGCCGCGAACCACTCCAACCAGTAGGCGGCGTCCTCGAGCAGGCCGACGGCCGCGACGAAGCCGGCGCCCTGCACCGGGTGCGCCGGGTCGCCGAGGACCGGCTGCACCAGCCGCTCGACGGCACCGAGGTGGCTGCGGCGCGGGGTCGCCTCGGTCTCGAGGGCGGTGGTGAGCTCGGCGGCGACGCGACCGGTCAGCTCGAAGGCGTGCCGGGCGAGGTCCTGGACGGCGGCGCGCACCTGGGCGAGCTCGGCGGCGGAGGGCTGCTGGGTCATGGGCGGTGCTCCCGGAGTCGGTAGTCGATCAGGCGCGCGGTCGAGTCGGCGACCCGCCCCTCGGCGGCCTCGCGGGCCGCCGGGGGGTCGCGGCGCTCGATCGCGGAGACGACGGCACGGCAGCTGTCGACGAGCTGGGCGTGGCTGGTGTCGTCGCCGAGGGCGATCCACAGCAGGGTGCCGAACTCCGCCTGCAGCCGCACCTCCTCGTGGTAGAGCCCCGGGGACTGCGAGGCGGCCGCCATCTCGATGTGGAACTGCGCGTCGGCGCGGCGCCGGGCGTCGGGGGTCTCGGCGCTGGCCAGGACCTCCGCGACCCGGCTCAGCCGGTCGACGTCCTCGCTGCTCGAGCGCCGGGCGGCGAGGGCTGCGCTCGCGCCGCTGATCGCGGCGTACACGTCACCGAGGTCGCGCAGCTCGCTGAGCGCGAAGCCGTCGAGCCGTCGTCGGGCGAGCTGGACGATGCCGTCCTCGGGGGTCCGGACGAAGCTGCCGCCCCCGCGCCCCCTCCGCGTCTCGATCAGCCCCTCGCCGCGCAGCACCGAGAGGGCCTCGCGGACCGTGACGGTCGA
The Nocardioides marinisabuli genome window above contains:
- a CDS encoding DUF4194 domain-containing protein codes for the protein MSTYLEHDPGDVEALGEEDLEAGSVSLFEGDEGGLDLGQRHALVTLLKQRFISARTHPRDWAVLVEHERLLRSRLNDLFLDLAVDRSREVAWKRQAISETGSRFPTLLYDAAWSREETLVLIHLRDRLRSGLAGGETRVHVDREDVVDYVASFRPAHATDESGDEKRARNAVASIVKAGLLIGAVGDDRYEVSEAVEPLLPLEVLQQLLESLQRANSGEQAADDETPDSDLFEPDAPSNATTGGQ
- a CDS encoding ATP-binding protein yields the protein MSIDETEQLDESTGGLFEHQLVATPGDDTMQWRAGLLQMVNWGGFAGLTTVPLGGDATMISGASGVGKSTILDAYTALMMPSDTKFNGASNDAVSGRARGVGQRNLLSYLRGAVDVVDDPRTGRPVEKLLRGRGVDTWGAVAMTFVNDRGGSFTALRTYYVPRRATRSSEVQMQLVSHEGPLDLASLEVAVAERFHANTLKKLYPGVRVHRTYAEYAEVLHARLGIGAGGDGAKALRLLARIQAGNQVRSVDELYKDMVLERPATYAAADRAIEHFDDLDAAHAAMRTEEEKLALLEPVTGLQERRVAAAHRLAQLDSYGVTAPGDTPLRLWLLRTHRRLIEAAVERNRDERAATSEALAGARSAEAALVADFEAAKDAHRDAGGGDLQALAAQVEHERAIREERAARLAELEERVYPLVGQDDAPDLDSALDSAEGFAALQLHARKQLAAGDDARARLRAERDEVRDQLVPLKEEQAALRRERASLESRAGRVPSYLHELRAEVARAAGMSPEELPYVAELLDVAPEESRWRTAIETVLGGTARTMLVPLDRLAHFSSAIDGLRLRTRFTFQGVELDLPGTGPSDPERVAGKLLFKDSPFSGWVQQHVAEPSRNAYCVETAAGLDGPGFRVTEAGQTRNGRRGAHGRGEQRSIIGFSGEEAVEEVDAQLARLERRMLEVDDRLAALDRRAGVLEQQRSAYDAVAMVRHDDVDVTGCDRRIAELEQRREAILTADDRLQVLQEQIDDLTARLDTTRQQRFALEQQQRALGSRHGELVEAEDHVNDRLDATPRPEGPGRTGLTDEQEVALGAELAAAAAPADPDDLDRFAENAKRLEARLHAAVADATAEVQRVEDDLAAVFRQYKSRWDSPNLGATADSYPDYERILEEIRGKGLADRRSEWRRRLTEWSGQDLVPLVGAMAASVEEIEDRLVPINAILRRLEFGGAGDRLRIKLRRLSPVHVQSFMKDLRALSAGSGSTAPLEEADLERRFAELSRFMEQLRPQAPGGAPTDRDRLLDVRRHVEVSAERYDHLSGELRATYRTLGEKSGGESQELVAFIVGSALRFRLGDEMRSRPRFAPVFLDEGFVKADSEFAGRAVRAWKGLGFQLVIGVPLDKVTGLEPHMDELLAITKNATTHQAWITPITDAAAAQGSAASDA
- a CDS encoding cache domain-containing protein, with translation MTQQPSAAELAQVRAAVQDLARHAFELTGRVAAELTTALETEATPRRSHLGAVERLVQPVLGDPAHPVQGAGFVAAVGLLEDAAYWLEWFAADAEGRVQRLVTHSEPQGIGFYDYESLPWYVVPRDSGHPHVTGPYVDYLCTEEYTLTFTTPITTGGRFAGVVGADIAVPRAEQLLLPPLCAARARLAVVNDDGRILSSNSGHHVCGDLLPEGWRTSGSAHAIEGLPLSVVTMAD
- a CDS encoding FadR/GntR family transcriptional regulator; translation: MLDVAVPFYGRASAAVFSPLESMSRSALVVRRLTDAIALGLLPDAEQLPGETDLASIFGVSTVTVREALSVLRGEGLIETRRGRGGGSFVRTPEDGIVQLARRRLDGFALSELRDLGDVYAAISGASAALAARRSSSEDVDRLSRVAEVLASAETPDARRRADAQFHIEMAAASQSPGLYHEEVRLQAEFGTLLWIALGDDTSHAQLVDSCRAVVSAIERRDPPAAREAAEGRVADSTARLIDYRLREHRP